Proteins encoded within one genomic window of Pseudomonas cannabina:
- a CDS encoding OprD family porin has translation MRVMKWSAIALAVTAASAQLATAAPFVSDQADAKGFVEGSTFDLKLRNYYYNRDKKDGAVDDRDWTQGIWANFSSGYTQGTVGVGVEAFGYGGVKLWGPDKYSGSGNLVTDSSGNNENTQGKLGGAVKFRVSKTELKVGDMQPTSPVFAVGGSRLLPQTASGLSLQSSEITGLDVEAGHFYSGTSQDDTSHSGGIFATYAGVEAKTADFAGGKYAINDSLGVAFYAAKLEDVWDQYYGNVNYALPLGNDQSLAFDANIYRTVDEGSAKAGSISNTAFSGSAAYSFLAAHTVTLAFQKINGDTPFDYIGIGDNNRGGDSIFLNNSIQYSDFNGPGEKSWQVRYDLNMTPYGIPGLSFMTRYIKGTDIDGTNTPVNSAYAGLYGADGEHHETNLEAKYVVQNGPAKDLSFRARQAWHRANADEGEGDVNEFRLIVDYPISIL, from the coding sequence ATGAGAGTGATGAAGTGGAGCGCAATCGCACTGGCCGTTACTGCAGCCAGCGCCCAACTGGCAACAGCGGCACCTTTCGTCAGCGATCAGGCTGATGCCAAAGGCTTTGTTGAAGGCAGCACCTTTGACCTGAAATTGCGCAACTATTACTACAACCGCGACAAGAAAGATGGCGCTGTTGATGATCGCGACTGGACCCAGGGTATTTGGGCCAATTTCAGCAGCGGTTACACTCAAGGCACCGTCGGCGTCGGCGTTGAAGCTTTCGGTTACGGCGGCGTAAAGCTTTGGGGTCCTGACAAGTATTCGGGCTCTGGCAACCTGGTCACCGACTCGAGCGGCAACAACGAAAACACTCAGGGCAAACTGGGTGGCGCGGTCAAGTTCCGCGTTTCGAAAACCGAACTGAAAGTTGGTGACATGCAGCCTACCAGCCCGGTCTTCGCCGTCGGCGGTTCGCGTCTGCTGCCTCAGACAGCAAGCGGTCTGAGCCTGCAAAGCAGCGAAATTACCGGCCTCGATGTTGAAGCAGGACATTTCTACTCGGGCACCAGCCAGGATGACACCAGCCACAGCGGTGGCATCTTTGCAACTTACGCAGGCGTAGAAGCCAAAACCGCTGATTTCGCTGGCGGCAAATACGCTATCAACGACAGCCTGGGCGTTGCGTTCTATGCCGCCAAGCTCGAAGACGTCTGGGATCAATACTACGGTAACGTGAACTACGCATTGCCACTGGGCAATGACCAGTCTCTGGCATTCGATGCGAACATCTACCGCACCGTTGACGAAGGCAGCGCCAAAGCCGGCTCGATCAGCAACACCGCGTTCTCGGGTTCTGCAGCCTACTCGTTCCTTGCTGCACATACCGTGACCCTGGCTTTCCAGAAGATCAACGGCGACACCCCGTTTGACTACATCGGTATCGGTGACAACAACCGCGGTGGCGACTCGATCTTCCTGAACAACTCGATCCAGTACTCCGACTTCAACGGTCCGGGCGAGAAATCCTGGCAGGTTCGTTACGACCTGAACATGACGCCTTACGGTATTCCCGGCCTGAGTTTCATGACCCGCTACATCAAGGGTACTGACATCGACGGCACCAACACTCCGGTGAACAGCGCTTATGCTGGCCTGTACGGTGCTGATGGCGAACACCACGAGACCAACCTTGAGGCCAAGTACGTTGTGCAAAACGGCCCGGCCAAGGACTTGTCCTTCCGCGCTCGTCAAGCATGGCACCGCGCCAATGCCGACGAGGGCGAAGGCGACGTCAACGAGTTCCGTCTGATCGTCGATTACCCGATTTCGATCCTGTAA
- a CDS encoding ribbon-helix-helix domain-containing protein has translation MGTVGYFCSASLSREVEIRHDPFVEDFNMMLAEPHSKSVRLNGLATCLRLEKVYWNILSGIASSNECSVNTVLSHIDREVHLRYGGVKNFSGLIRVVCVAHLLKADPVGITHA, from the coding sequence GTGGGGACAGTTGGCTATTTTTGCAGCGCCTCCTTAAGTCGAGAGGTGGAAATACGCCACGATCCTTTTGTCGAAGATTTCAATATGATGCTGGCGGAGCCTCATTCCAAATCGGTCAGGCTAAATGGCCTGGCCACTTGCCTGCGTCTGGAAAAAGTGTACTGGAATATTCTTTCCGGTATAGCAAGCTCCAATGAGTGCTCCGTTAATACCGTGCTGTCCCACATAGACAGAGAGGTCCACCTGCGCTACGGCGGGGTGAAGAACTTCAGTGGTCTGATTCGTGTGGTCTGTGTCGCGCATTTGCTCAAGGCTGACCCGGTGGGCATTACCCACGCCTAG
- a CDS encoding IS5 family transposase: MQKTFSELEYTGKKKQTRRDRFLADLEQLVPWALLEAQVAPFYSNTAGKRGRPAIGVSRMLRMYVVQQCFGFSDEGCEDAVYDSQAIRGFMGIDLGRESAPDATTLLRFRRLLEVHQLTRLLFETINQHLASRGLLLKEGTIVDATLIAAPPSVKNREGKRDPEMHQARKGNQWHFGMKAHIGVDATSGLVHSVVGTAANVADVTQVGQLLHGDETYVSGDAGYTGAAKRPEHAERDVIWSIAERPSSYKQHGEGSVLYRVKRKIEYAKAQLRAKVEHPFQVIKVRFNHRKVRYRGLEKNTAQLFSLFGLANLMLAKRYLQQTAG, encoded by the coding sequence GTGCAGAAGACCTTCTCCGAACTCGAATATACCGGCAAGAAAAAGCAGACTCGCCGAGATCGCTTCCTGGCTGACCTTGAACAGTTGGTGCCCTGGGCCCTGCTGGAGGCGCAAGTGGCGCCGTTTTATAGCAACACCGCAGGCAAGCGCGGACGCCCTGCGATAGGGGTGTCGCGCATGTTGCGCATGTACGTCGTGCAGCAGTGTTTCGGTTTCTCCGATGAAGGTTGCGAAGATGCCGTCTACGACAGCCAGGCCATCCGCGGTTTTATGGGTATCGACCTGGGTCGCGAGTCTGCACCGGATGCCACCACCTTGCTGCGTTTTCGCCGCTTGCTGGAAGTCCATCAGCTAACCCGGCTGCTGTTTGAAACGATTAACCAGCATCTGGCCAGCCGGGGGCTGCTGCTCAAGGAAGGCACTATCGTCGACGCTACTCTGATCGCCGCGCCGCCCTCGGTCAAGAACCGAGAAGGCAAGCGTGATCCTGAGATGCATCAGGCCAGGAAAGGCAATCAATGGCACTTTGGGATGAAGGCCCACATTGGTGTAGACGCCACGTCGGGGCTGGTGCACAGCGTAGTAGGGACGGCCGCTAACGTGGCGGATGTCACCCAGGTTGGCCAGTTGCTTCACGGTGACGAAACCTATGTTTCGGGTGACGCTGGATACACCGGTGCGGCCAAGCGACCGGAGCATGCTGAACGGGACGTTATCTGGTCGATTGCAGAACGGCCAAGCAGTTACAAGCAGCACGGCGAAGGCAGCGTGCTGTATCGGGTCAAGCGCAAAATTGAATATGCCAAGGCGCAACTGCGTGCCAAGGTCGAGCACCCCTTCCAGGTAATCAAGGTGCGCTTCAATCATCGCAAGGTTCGCTACCGTGGGCTGGAAAAGAATACAGCGCAGTTGTTCAGTTTGTTTGGGTTGGCCAATCTGATGCTGGCCAAGCGGTATTTACAACAGACGGCAGGATAA
- a CDS encoding SlyX family protein yields the protein MNLDERVMELESRMAFQDDTIQALNDVLVTQRRELDRLQLQMAAMLKRQEEMGSQFETFEEEAPPPHY from the coding sequence ATGAACCTTGATGAGCGAGTCATGGAGCTGGAAAGCCGCATGGCGTTTCAGGACGACACCATTCAGGCACTCAATGATGTGCTGGTGACGCAACGTCGTGAGCTGGACCGTCTGCAATTGCAAATGGCTGCGATGCTCAAGCGTCAGGAGGAAATGGGCAGTCAGTTTGAAACATTCGAAGAAGAGGCACCGCCACCTCACTATTGA
- the aspS gene encoding aspartate--tRNA ligase, translating to MMRSHYCGQLNESLEGQEITLCGWVHRRRDHGGVIFLDIRDREGMAQVVFDPDRADSFAAADRVRSEYVVKVVGKVRARPAGAVNANMASGAIEVLGYELEVLNESETPPFPLNEYSDVGEETRLRYRFIDLRRPEMAEKLRLRSRITTSIRRYLDDNGFLDVETPILTRATPEGARDYLVPSRTHPGSFFALPQSPQLFKQLLMVAGFDRYYQIAKCFRDEDLRADRQPEFTQIDIETSFLNEEDIIGLTEKMVRQLFKEVLDLEFDEFPHMTFEEAMRRYGSDKPDLRNPLELVDVADQLTGVEFKVFSGPANDPKGRVAALRVPGAASMARSQIDDYTKFVSIYGAKGLAYIKVNERAKGPEGLQSPIVKFIPEENLNVILDRVGAVDGDIVFFGADKFKIVSEALGALRIKIGNDLKLHTCEWAPMWVVDFPMFEENEDGSFTALHHPFTAPKCTPEELEASPATALSRAYDMVLNGTELGGGSIRIHRKEMQQAVFRLLGIAEDEQQEKFGFLLDALKYGAPPHGGLAFGLDRLVMLMTGAQSIREVIAFPKTQSAADVMTQAPGVVDAKALRELHIRLREQPKAE from the coding sequence ATGATGCGCAGCCATTATTGCGGCCAACTGAACGAGAGTCTGGAAGGCCAGGAAATTACCCTTTGCGGATGGGTCCACCGTCGTCGTGACCACGGAGGCGTGATTTTCCTCGATATCCGTGACCGTGAAGGCATGGCTCAGGTAGTGTTCGACCCTGATCGCGCAGACAGCTTTGCTGCGGCTGACCGTGTTCGTAGCGAGTACGTCGTCAAGGTCGTCGGCAAGGTCCGTGCCCGTCCTGCTGGCGCCGTGAACGCTAATATGGCGTCAGGCGCCATCGAAGTTCTGGGTTATGAGCTCGAAGTCCTGAACGAGTCCGAGACCCCGCCGTTCCCGCTAAACGAATATTCCGACGTAGGCGAAGAAACCCGTCTGCGCTATCGCTTCATCGACCTGCGTCGTCCGGAAATGGCTGAAAAGCTGCGTCTGCGCTCGCGCATCACGACCAGCATCCGCCGCTACCTGGATGACAACGGCTTCCTCGATGTCGAGACGCCGATCCTGACCCGTGCCACACCGGAAGGCGCTCGTGACTATCTGGTCCCTAGCCGCACACACCCGGGCAGTTTCTTCGCACTGCCGCAATCGCCGCAGTTGTTCAAGCAACTGCTGATGGTGGCCGGCTTCGACCGTTACTACCAGATCGCCAAGTGCTTCCGCGATGAAGACCTGCGTGCCGACCGCCAGCCGGAATTCACCCAGATCGACATCGAGACCAGCTTCCTCAACGAAGAAGACATCATCGGTCTGACCGAGAAGATGGTTCGTCAGTTGTTCAAGGAAGTCCTCGACCTGGAGTTCGACGAATTCCCGCACATGACCTTCGAAGAGGCCATGCGCCGCTACGGTTCCGACAAGCCAGACCTGCGTAACCCGCTGGAACTGGTCGACGTCGCCGATCAGCTCACCGGCGTCGAATTCAAGGTGTTCAGCGGCCCGGCCAACGATCCGAAAGGGCGTGTTGCCGCGCTCCGTGTACCGGGTGCTGCGAGCATGGCGCGCAGCCAGATCGACGACTACACCAAGTTCGTCAGCATCTACGGTGCCAAAGGCCTGGCCTACATCAAGGTCAACGAGCGTGCGAAAGGGCCGGAAGGCTTGCAGTCGCCGATCGTCAAGTTCATCCCTGAAGAAAACCTCAACGTCATTCTTGACCGCGTGGGTGCTGTCGATGGCGACATCGTGTTCTTCGGCGCCGACAAGTTCAAGATCGTCAGCGAGGCCCTTGGCGCGTTGCGCATCAAGATCGGTAACGACCTCAAGCTGCACACGTGCGAATGGGCTCCGATGTGGGTCGTCGACTTCCCGATGTTCGAAGAGAACGAAGACGGCAGTTTCACCGCATTGCACCACCCCTTCACGGCACCCAAGTGCACGCCTGAAGAGCTGGAGGCCAGCCCGGCAACGGCGCTGTCCCGTGCTTACGACATGGTCCTCAACGGCACCGAGCTGGGTGGCGGTTCGATCCGTATCCACCGCAAGGAAATGCAACAGGCGGTATTCCGTCTGCTGGGCATCGCCGAAGACGAGCAGCAGGAGAAGTTCGGCTTCCTGCTCGATGCCTTGAAGTACGGTGCACCGCCGCACGGTGGCCTGGCATTCGGTCTCGACCGTCTGGTCATGCTGATGACCGGCGCGCAGTCGATCCGTGAAGTGATTGCGTTCCCGAAAACCCAGAGCGCGGCCGATGTCATGACCCAGGCGCCTGGTGTCGTCGATGCCAAGGCATTGCGTGAATTGCACATCCGTCTGCGCGAGCAGCCAAAGGCCGAGTGA
- a CDS encoding Dps family protein, which yields MAIDIGISEEDRKSIVDGLSHLLSDTYVLYLKTHNFHWNVSGPMFRTLHLMFEEQYNELALAVDSIAERIRALGFPAPGTYSTYARLSSIKEEEGVPSAEDMIRSLVQGQEAVVRTARSIFPLLDKVSDEPTADLLTQRMQVHEKTAWMLRSMLESK from the coding sequence ATGGCAATCGATATCGGTATCAGTGAAGAAGATCGCAAATCGATCGTGGACGGTCTTTCGCATCTGCTCTCGGATACTTATGTGCTTTACCTCAAGACTCATAACTTTCACTGGAACGTCAGTGGGCCAATGTTTCGCACACTGCATCTGATGTTTGAAGAGCAATACAACGAACTGGCACTTGCAGTCGACTCTATTGCCGAACGTATTCGTGCATTGGGCTTTCCGGCCCCGGGTACTTACTCGACGTATGCTCGCCTGTCTTCCATCAAGGAAGAAGAGGGTGTGCCCAGTGCTGAAGATATGATCAGAAGTCTGGTCCAGGGTCAAGAAGCCGTAGTCCGCACTGCTCGTAGTATCTTTCCTCTTCTTGATAAGGTCAGTGATGAGCCGACCGCCGACCTGTTGACGCAACGCATGCAGGTGCATGAAAAAACAGCCTGGATGCTGCGCTCGATGCTCGAGTCCAAGTAA
- a CDS encoding cold-shock protein: MLKIVHLVTGAAALLLSFIPSLRSETLSPYLQQPDALGLAFFGLLNLVLAPVIPYWNRGPRHNLQNLVSALLVIAVVIQTLVLLVPLPFIAGQPAIMVSLIIAVVAVALHLAVSFYRSYSPAPAAQSHDMGNRDTGTVKWFNTSKGFGFISRDSGDDIFVHFRAIRGEGHRVLVEGQRVEFSVMNRDKGLQAEDVIAALPRR, encoded by the coding sequence ATGTTGAAAATCGTCCATCTGGTAACGGGAGCGGCAGCCTTGCTGCTTTCTTTCATACCTAGCCTGCGCAGTGAAACCCTGTCTCCCTACCTGCAACAGCCCGATGCACTTGGTCTGGCTTTTTTCGGGTTGCTCAACCTGGTACTCGCTCCGGTGATTCCTTATTGGAACCGAGGCCCACGGCATAATCTGCAAAATCTGGTCAGCGCTCTACTCGTCATTGCTGTCGTCATACAAACCCTGGTGTTGCTCGTTCCACTGCCATTCATCGCAGGCCAGCCGGCCATTATGGTGAGCCTGATTATTGCGGTTGTGGCCGTTGCATTGCACCTTGCAGTCAGTTTTTACAGGTCTTACTCACCAGCGCCTGCTGCTCAAAGCCATGACATGGGCAATCGCGATACAGGCACCGTGAAGTGGTTCAACACATCCAAAGGCTTCGGCTTTATTTCCCGGGATTCGGGCGACGATATTTTTGTGCATTTTCGTGCCATTCGCGGTGAGGGCCACCGTGTACTGGTCGAAGGCCAGCGTGTCGAATTCTCCGTAATGAACCGAGACAAAGGCCTGCAGGCCGAAGACGTCATTGCAGCGCTGCCGCGTCGCTGA
- the dinB gene encoding DNA polymerase IV, giving the protein MTQRKIIHIDCDCFYAAIEMRDEPDLAGKPLAVGGSADRRGVIATCNYEARAYGVRSAMSSRHALKLCPDLTIVKPRMDAYKEASREIHTIFRDYTDLIEPLSLDEAFLDVSNASHFSGSATRIAQDIRRRVSNQLHITVSAGVAPNKFLAKIASDWKKPNGLFVITPDQVEDFVASLPVTKLHGVGKVTADKLGRLGIVDCADLRSRSKLALVREFGSFGERLWSLAHGIDDRPVQNDSRRQSVSVENTYDNDLPDLAACLEKLPALLETLTTRMERMEGQYRPGKPFVKVKFHDFTQTTLEQSGAGRDLGSYEQLLTQAFARGGKPVRLLGVGVRLHDLRAAHEQLELFSR; this is encoded by the coding sequence ATGACGCAGCGCAAGATCATCCACATCGACTGTGACTGCTTTTATGCAGCCATTGAAATGCGCGACGAGCCCGATCTCGCGGGCAAGCCTCTGGCAGTGGGCGGCTCGGCAGATCGACGCGGGGTGATCGCCACCTGCAATTATGAGGCGCGCGCTTACGGCGTGCGCTCGGCCATGTCCTCCCGGCATGCGCTCAAGCTCTGCCCGGACCTGACCATCGTCAAGCCACGCATGGACGCTTATAAAGAAGCATCGCGTGAAATTCATACCATCTTCCGTGACTACACCGATCTGATCGAACCATTGTCGCTGGACGAGGCGTTCCTGGATGTATCGAATGCCAGCCACTTTTCCGGCAGTGCGACGCGCATTGCTCAGGACATTCGCCGTCGCGTCTCGAATCAGTTGCATATCACGGTCTCGGCGGGCGTGGCGCCCAACAAGTTTCTGGCCAAGATCGCCAGTGACTGGAAAAAACCCAACGGGTTGTTCGTGATTACCCCGGATCAGGTCGAGGATTTTGTCGCTTCGCTGCCGGTCACCAAATTGCATGGCGTGGGCAAGGTCACCGCAGACAAACTGGGCCGCCTGGGGATCGTTGACTGCGCCGACCTGCGCAGCCGCAGCAAACTGGCCCTGGTGCGCGAGTTCGGCAGTTTTGGCGAGCGTCTCTGGAGTCTGGCGCACGGGATTGATGACCGTCCGGTGCAGAACGACAGTCGTCGTCAGTCAGTCAGCGTGGAAAATACCTACGATAACGACCTGCCCGATCTGGCTGCCTGCCTCGAAAAGCTACCCGCCTTGCTGGAAACCCTGACCACGCGCATGGAGCGAATGGAAGGCCAGTACCGGCCTGGCAAACCGTTCGTCAAAGTGAAATTCCATGATTTCACGCAGACGACGCTGGAGCAGTCCGGAGCCGGCAGGGACCTTGGCAGTTACGAGCAACTGCTGACTCAGGCGTTCGCCCGAGGCGGCAAGCCGGTCCGACTGCTGGGGGTCGGGGTGCGTCTGCACGATCTGCGTGCAGCGCATGAGCAACTCGAGTTGTTCTCGCGTTAA
- a CDS encoding IS3 family transposase (programmed frameshift), with the protein MNSGKRRSQRDYTLAFKLSVVDQVEKGELSYKEAQRRYGIQGRSTVLVWLRKHGRQDWSQGASIREPRNRSMTEPTLPPTPEQRIKELEEQLVLSNQKAQFFEAVVNVLKNDYGVSIGKKATRQVLSQGQIQDLSITRACLFMGISRQAYYKRNRAFDAKVRQDQEVVDFVLEKRRRQPRLGTRKLHYLMSVEAPASLCVGRDRLFTILRDARELVPRKRAYHKTTHSHHRFRRHPNLLKAGPEQVVANGPEQVWVADITYLPTQESVAYVSLVTDAYSRKIVGHHVHESLHTQSVIKALEKAVGERKTDQMLIHHSDRGAQYCSDLYQRLHTRHEIRCSMTDGYDCYQNAMAERINGILKTEFLLHRPKDLADAVKMVDESVQIYNGERPHLSLKYKTPDAVHRAFLSVKQV; encoded by the exons ATGAATTCGGGCAAAAGGCGCAGCCAGCGCGATTACACGCTAGCCTTTAAATTATCGGTCGTAGATCAGGTTGAAAAAGGCGAGTTGAGTTATAAAGAAGCCCAGCGACGCTATGGCATCCAAGGCCGGTCGACGGTGCTGGTCTGGTTACGAAAGCACGGTCGACAGGATTGGAGCCAAGGCGCATCAATTCGAGAGCCGAGGAACAGGTCCATGACCGAGCCAACACTCCCGCCGACACCTGAGCAGCGGATTAAAGAGCTTGAAGAACAGCTGGTGCTGAGCAATCAGAAGGCCCAGTTCTTTGAAGCTGTCGTGAACGTCTTGAAAAATGACTACGGTGTTTCCATCG GTAAAAAAGCGACCCGGCAAGTCCTCTCGCAAGGGCAAATCCAAGACCTGAGCATTACCAGGGCTTGCCTGTTCATGGGTATTTCGCGTCAAGCGTATTACAAGCGTAATCGCGCTTTTGACGCGAAGGTCCGCCAAGACCAAGAGGTGGTGGACTTCGTCCTGGAAAAGCGGCGTCGCCAGCCCAGGCTGGGAACGCGCAAGCTGCACTACTTGATGAGCGTCGAAGCTCCTGCGTCGTTGTGCGTGGGTAGAGACCGTCTGTTTACCATCCTTCGTGATGCGCGCGAGCTGGTTCCGCGCAAACGGGCTTATCACAAGACCACTCATAGTCATCATCGCTTTCGCCGCCACCCCAACCTGCTCAAAGCAGGTCCTGAACAAGTCGTGGCCAATGGACCCGAACAGGTCTGGGTTGCAGACATCACCTATCTGCCTACACAGGAAAGCGTGGCCTATGTGAGCCTTGTGACAGATGCGTACTCACGCAAGATCGTTGGTCATCATGTGCATGAAAGCCTGCATACCCAGTCGGTGATAAAGGCACTGGAAAAAGCGGTAGGAGAGCGAAAAACCGATCAGATGCTGATTCATCATTCAGATCGCGGTGCCCAGTACTGTTCCGACCTCTATCAGCGGCTGCATACCAGGCATGAAATCCGGTGCTCGATGACTGATGGTTATGACTGTTACCAGAACGCTATGGCCGAGCGAATAAACGGAATTTTGAAGACCGAGTTTCTACTCCATCGGCCTAAAGACTTGGCAGATGCAGTGAAAATGGTGGATGAATCGGTGCAGATCTACAATGGGGAGCGACCACACTTATCCCTGAAATACAAAACGCCCGATGCGGTGCATCGGGCGTTTTTGAGCGTGAAACAGGTGTAA
- a CDS encoding HIT domain-containing protein, giving the protein MFVLDSRLQQDTLPIGDFPLCRLLLSNDANYPWFILVPRRADISEIFQLEAADQLTLWQETTELSRVLKEAFAADKLNVAALGNVVSQLHMHVIVRKRSDVAWPAPVWGKHPALAYTDEQFAEIRRQLKPLLATDFRFEEE; this is encoded by the coding sequence GTGTTCGTTCTGGATTCACGTCTTCAACAAGACACCCTGCCGATTGGCGACTTCCCCCTGTGCCGACTGCTGCTGTCCAACGATGCGAATTATCCATGGTTCATCCTGGTGCCGCGTCGCGCCGATATCAGTGAAATCTTTCAGCTTGAGGCTGCTGATCAGCTCACGCTGTGGCAAGAGACAACCGAGCTGTCGAGGGTGCTGAAAGAGGCGTTTGCCGCGGATAAACTTAACGTTGCGGCGTTGGGTAACGTGGTCAGCCAACTGCATATGCATGTCATCGTGCGCAAGCGCTCGGATGTCGCCTGGCCTGCGCCGGTGTGGGGCAAGCATCCTGCGCTTGCCTATACTGATGAGCAGTTCGCCGAAATCCGGCGGCAACTCAAGCCATTGTTGGCTACTGATTTTCGATTCGAGGAGGAATGA
- a CDS encoding proline--tRNA ligase: MRTSQFLLATQKETPSDAVVVSHQLMLRAGMIRKLASGLYTWLPMGLRVLRKVEAIVREEMDAAGALEILMPGIQPAELWQESGRWEQYGPELMRLVDRHNREFCLGPTHEEVITDLARNELNSYKQLPINLYQIQTKFRDEIRPRFGLMRGREFVMKDAYSFHADNASLQVTYDRMHLAYSNIFSRLGLKFRPVEADNGSIGGAGSHEFHVLAESGEDDIVFSNGSDYAANIEKAEAVPRETSRPAATEELRLVDTPNAKTIAQLVEGFGLPIEKTVKTLVVHAAEEGKLIALIIRGDHELNEIKASQQELVASPLVMASEAELRDAIGAGAGSLGPLNLPLPCIIDRSVELMSDFSVGANIDDKHYFGVNWERDLPVPTVADLRNVVAGDPSPDGKGTLEIKRGIEVGHIFQLGTKYSEAMKCQVLGENGKPVNLAMGCYGIGVSRVVAAAIEQNSDENGIIWNDTLAPFQIALIPLRYETDAVREATDRLYAELTGAGFEVLLDDRDKKTSPGIKFADMELIGIPHRIVVSDRGLAEGNLEYKSRTESQPQAIAVADVLSFIQGRVKR, from the coding sequence ATGCGCACCAGTCAATTTTTGCTCGCCACACAGAAAGAAACCCCTTCCGATGCGGTCGTGGTCAGCCATCAGCTGATGCTGCGTGCCGGCATGATTCGCAAACTGGCATCCGGTCTTTATACCTGGCTGCCCATGGGCCTGCGTGTACTGCGCAAGGTCGAAGCCATTGTGCGTGAAGAAATGGACGCCGCTGGCGCACTCGAAATTCTGATGCCCGGCATCCAGCCTGCGGAGTTGTGGCAGGAATCCGGACGCTGGGAGCAGTATGGCCCGGAGCTGATGCGCCTGGTCGACCGCCACAACCGTGAATTCTGCCTGGGCCCGACCCACGAAGAAGTCATTACCGATCTGGCCCGTAATGAGCTCAACAGCTATAAACAGCTACCGATCAACCTGTACCAGATCCAGACCAAATTCCGTGACGAAATCCGCCCGCGTTTCGGCCTGATGCGTGGCCGGGAATTCGTCATGAAAGACGCCTACTCGTTCCATGCCGACAACGCATCGCTGCAGGTCACTTACGACCGCATGCACCTCGCGTACAGCAATATTTTCAGTCGCCTGGGTCTGAAATTCCGCCCGGTCGAAGCTGACAACGGTTCGATTGGCGGTGCGGGTTCTCACGAGTTCCACGTACTGGCCGAATCCGGCGAAGACGATATCGTGTTCAGCAACGGCTCCGATTACGCGGCCAATATCGAAAAAGCCGAAGCGGTCCCACGCGAGACCTCCCGCCCGGCCGCGACCGAAGAGCTGCGCCTGGTCGACACGCCAAATGCCAAAACCATTGCGCAACTGGTCGAAGGCTTTGGTTTGCCGATTGAAAAAACCGTCAAAACGCTGGTTGTCCACGCGGCAGAAGAAGGCAAGTTGATCGCGCTGATCATTCGTGGCGATCACGAGCTCAACGAAATCAAGGCAAGCCAGCAAGAGTTGGTCGCCAGCCCGCTGGTCATGGCCTCTGAAGCCGAACTGCGTGATGCGATCGGCGCGGGCGCAGGCTCGCTGGGCCCACTGAATCTGCCGCTGCCTTGCATCATCGACCGTTCTGTCGAGCTGATGAGTGACTTCAGCGTCGGTGCCAATATTGATGACAAGCACTATTTCGGCGTCAACTGGGAGCGCGATCTGCCAGTACCGACCGTTGCCGACCTGCGCAACGTAGTGGCCGGCGATCCAAGCCCGGATGGCAAAGGCACGCTGGAAATCAAGCGTGGCATCGAAGTCGGGCACATCTTCCAGCTGGGCACCAAATACAGCGAAGCGATGAAGTGCCAGGTACTGGGCGAGAACGGCAAACCGGTCAACCTAGCAATGGGTTGCTACGGCATCGGTGTTTCCCGCGTGGTTGCTGCTGCCATCGAGCAGAACAGCGATGAGAACGGCATCATCTGGAACGATACACTGGCGCCCTTCCAGATCGCACTGATCCCGCTGCGTTACGAGACAGACGCGGTCCGCGAAGCGACCGACCGGCTGTACGCCGAGCTGACTGGCGCAGGCTTCGAAGTGCTGCTCGATGATCGCGACAAGAAAACCAGCCCGGGCATCAAGTTCGCCGACATGGAGCTGATCGGTATTCCGCATCGCATCGTGGTCAGTGATCGCGGTCTGGCCGAAGGCAATCTGGAATACAAGAGCCGTACCGAGTCGCAACCGCAAGCCATTGCTGTGGCGGATGTGCTGTCGTTCATCCAGGGTCGCGTGAAACGCTGA